One region of Microbacterium rhizosphaerae genomic DNA includes:
- a CDS encoding phospho-sugar mutase, producing MSAAEGLLAEARAWLAQDPDAQTRAELEDLVARAESGDEDASADLASRFDGRLAFGTAGLRGELGAGSARMNRVLVTQAAAGLAAYLREQAGHDDEPPTVVVGYDGRRNSHVFAVDSAEIFAGAGLRAILLPRLLPTPVLAFAVRHLGAAAGVMVTASHNPPNDNGYKVYLGGADDGSQIVPPADADIAAHIERIATESTVDALPRSVGYETAPESVVDAYVDATAAVAPAPDGAEGLSWVYTAMHGVGWETFERIVATAGYPAPTTVAAQIEPDGAFPTVAFPNPEEPGALDLAYETARESGAELIVANDPDADRLAVAIPDAAAEGGWRRLTGNEVGLLLGWRAARLAADGGRREGASLACSLVSSPGLAAVAQHYGLDFHATLTGFKWISRAPGIVFGFEEALGYLVNPDTVRDKDGISAAIAFLGLVADARGHGRTVDDLLTEFGDTFGHFASDQISLRVEDLSIIGRIMAGLRERRPERIGDVDVERFDDLAEGVDDLPPGDVVRLHLAGGSRVVVRPSGTEPKLKAYLDVRGDTRDDARERLDALREAVGALLDDLS from the coding sequence GTGAGCGCCGCGGAGGGCCTGCTCGCCGAGGCGCGGGCGTGGCTCGCCCAGGATCCCGACGCGCAGACGCGCGCGGAGCTCGAAGACCTCGTCGCACGTGCCGAGTCAGGCGACGAGGATGCGTCGGCCGACCTCGCGAGCCGATTCGACGGGCGCCTCGCCTTCGGCACGGCCGGGCTGCGCGGAGAGCTCGGGGCCGGCAGCGCCCGTATGAACCGCGTGCTCGTCACGCAGGCCGCGGCCGGTCTCGCCGCCTACCTGCGGGAGCAGGCCGGCCACGATGACGAACCGCCCACGGTGGTGGTCGGCTACGACGGACGACGCAACTCGCACGTGTTCGCGGTGGACTCGGCCGAGATCTTCGCGGGCGCGGGCTTGCGGGCGATCCTCCTGCCGAGGCTGCTGCCGACGCCCGTGCTCGCCTTCGCGGTGCGCCACCTCGGGGCGGCGGCGGGCGTCATGGTCACCGCGAGCCACAACCCGCCGAACGACAATGGCTACAAGGTGTACCTCGGCGGGGCCGACGACGGCTCGCAGATCGTGCCGCCGGCGGATGCGGACATCGCCGCGCACATCGAGCGCATCGCGACCGAGTCGACGGTGGATGCGCTCCCCCGCTCGGTCGGCTACGAGACCGCCCCCGAGTCGGTCGTGGACGCGTACGTGGATGCCACGGCCGCCGTCGCACCCGCGCCGGACGGCGCGGAGGGCCTGAGCTGGGTCTACACGGCGATGCACGGCGTCGGGTGGGAGACGTTCGAGCGCATCGTCGCCACCGCCGGCTACCCCGCGCCGACGACCGTCGCCGCTCAGATCGAACCCGACGGCGCGTTCCCGACCGTCGCGTTCCCCAACCCGGAGGAGCCGGGCGCCCTCGACCTCGCGTACGAGACCGCGCGAGAGAGCGGCGCGGAGCTGATCGTGGCGAACGACCCCGACGCCGACCGCCTCGCCGTCGCGATCCCGGATGCCGCCGCCGAAGGCGGGTGGCGCCGGCTCACAGGCAACGAGGTCGGGCTGCTCCTCGGCTGGCGCGCTGCGCGACTGGCAGCCGACGGCGGCCGAAGGGAGGGCGCATCTCTCGCCTGCTCGCTCGTGTCGTCACCGGGGCTCGCGGCGGTCGCGCAGCACTACGGGCTGGACTTCCACGCGACGCTCACCGGCTTCAAGTGGATCTCGCGGGCGCCCGGGATCGTCTTCGGCTTCGAGGAGGCCCTCGGGTATCTCGTGAACCCTGACACGGTGCGCGACAAGGACGGCATCTCGGCGGCCATCGCCTTCCTCGGCCTCGTCGCCGACGCGCGGGGCCACGGCCGCACGGTCGACGACCTGCTGACCGAGTTCGGCGACACCTTCGGGCACTTCGCGAGCGACCAGATCTCGCTCCGGGTGGAGGACCTCTCGATCATCGGGCGGATCATGGCGGGCCTGCGGGAACGCCGGCCCGAGCGCATCGGCGACGTCGACGTCGAGCGGTTCGACGACCTCGCCGAAGGCGTCGACGATCTGCCTCCCGGAGACGTCGTGCGCCTGCACCTCGCCGGCGGGTCCCGGGTCGTCGTGCGTCCCTCGGGCACCGAGCCGAAGCTGAAGGCGTACCTCGACGTGCGCGGTGACACGCGTGACGACGCACGGGAGCGCCTGGACGCACTGCGGGAGGCGGTCGGCGCGCTGCTGGACGACCTGAGCTGA